From Aegilops tauschii subsp. strangulata cultivar AL8/78 chromosome 5, Aet v6.0, whole genome shotgun sequence:
agcggtaaaccttttgatcGACCGGTTCACCGtctttggtcaaatcaagatgtccactagtaggcatgggtgtagtcatacctttgcatattgaacttcttgaataagtccttggtgtactttgtttgtgagacaaaggtaccttccttaatTTGATTGATTTACAAACCGAGAAAGAATTtcagttcactcatcatagacatctcaaacttctccaacattagctttccaaacttctcactaaagtgagggttagtcgaaccaaatataatatcatcaacatagatttggcacacaaatagttctccattaacccttttagtaaaaaagagtagaatctatttttccaatttcaaagcctttttcaataaggaacttggtcaagcatttataccatgatctaggagcttgtttaagaccataaagagctttgtgaagtttgtaaacatgattaggtttcttaggattgacaaagccgggaggttgcttaacataaacttcctcctcaatttcaccatttaggaaagcacttttaatgtccatttggtacaaggtgataccatggtgattagcataagcaagtaagatgcgaatggactcaagtctagcaacggggcatatgtctcaccatagtccataccttcgacttgagtgtagccttgggcgacgagacgtgaTTTGTTGCGAACTAcctgtccatcttcatcttgcttgttgcgaaacacccatttggtaccgatgatgttgtggttgttgtcgggcttctcaaccaatgtccacacttgatttctctcaaagttgtgtagctcttcatgcatagcgtttatccaatccggatcttccaatgctttgACCCgtgacttggagtaaagcttctctaagatggaataacataccttgggtggtggtgttgatcttgatcatgtagttgaacttgtgtgggttgctcaaggttaattaagcaagttctaggttgaaagcaacttggggaaggctagagatcaagatttatgtggttggaatggaatatcttgacctcaacacaagtgtaggtggttctctctcagaaaatgtatgttggaactgtaggcatgttctgatggctctctccgcgaatgaagagtgggtggaggggtatatatagcctccacacaaaatctaaccgttacacacaatttaccaaactcggtgggaccgaatcatgaaactcggtcagaccgatttagttcataatgtgacccttaggcatttcggtgggaccgatatgatcaactcggtaggaccgatgtgctagggttaggctAAAGCCtgaactcggtttgaccgattacacaaactcggtgggaccgatttgggtaataagcgaaacagagagttggccaagcaaactcggcaGGACTGATTGCATATCTTggtgggaccgaaattattgcaataggcaacagagagtttgcaagcccatctcggtgagaccgagatcccatcggtgagaccgaactgattagggtttctggcagtggctatgtcaactgaactcggtggcgccggatagaaagttttggtggggccgagttttactattggtttgggacatatgtggatgtgagaaactggttgaagggctttggagcatatcactaagcactttgagcaagcaagccattaagcaacacctcaccccctcttaatagtattggctttcctatggactcaatgtgatcttggaccactaaaatagaaaatgtagagtcctgagctttgagcttgagccaattctttgtcctcagcatcttgaaggggttccacatcctctagtccatgccactccatttttgaacttatctgaaacatactaggtagaagcattagtccaacaagagatatgttgacattaattaccaaaatcacccagggagcacttgtgctttcacatgccaactcaacaaacaccttcggagatacttgtagagcatctttatgattacccagttatgttgtgaagtttgatagcacacaaggtattcctctggtattcgggagttgcatgatctcagggtcgaaggaacatgtatttgacattcaAGAAAGCAGCAGCAATAAACTGAACAAtcacatgctaagctaacggatgggtcttgtccatcacatcattctcctaatgacgtgatcccgttatcaaatgacaacacacgtctatggttagtaaaccttaaccatctttgaacaacgagctagtctagtagaggcttactagggacacggtatttgtttatgtattcacacgtgtatttaagtttccgatcaatacacttctagcatgaataataaatctTTATCATGAAttaggaaatataaaataacaactttattattgcctctagggcatatttccttcattgtCACACCCTTTAGGCCGGCTACCCACGTCAGGTGTAATTCCTGGAGCCCCAGGAATAACCTGGCGGAGTCCAACTCGACCCAGAGGCTTCACCACAGGGTGAGTGAGCCAACCGACCATGGTCAAACCCTGGTGCGCGTGATGCATGTGGCTCCCAGCTGGGTTATCCAGGCATTGCAAGCTTGGGCACATCTGATGTGGAAGTACACTAGGGAGAACGCTCGACCAGGGTGATCCGGGGAGCTTTCTTCGAAGACAAGCCCGTACAAATGCAACCGAGAAGTTAGGTGAACTATTTGAACGATATTTTTCATGAATTGTTTGTAAATAATTATGTTCGTATTGTGTTTGTGTTTGACTTGTCTTTTCAAATGATAAATAATGACAATCACTACCCATGGCTTTCTTTGGCAATACATAAGTCATTTTCTTGCGTGAATGGATTGTAAGAAAAAAAATCATGCTTCGGTGTTTCTCCATTTTAGAACTATGAAAATAACCGTGAGTTTAGATGTGACTATCACTGCATACTACACCCTTATCGACAATGCTAATCCTTTACACCCTTTATGCAAAAAAAGATATCGCTACGATTTTGGGTGTATTGCCAATGGAAGATGAGCAGACCGCTCGGTAGGGCATCGCCAAATAAACACAGTCATttgttgggttctacggtagggtgcgtcgactgcaaattaaaaatTTCCTACCTGCAGAACATCCAGTAACATGTTACGAGAGATGGATCATAGATCCTCACCACTAGATGTGTAGTGTCGTGCTGCGGAAGTAGAGTTGGGGCAACGCGTCTCCGGAGTTGTCCCCTCCTCATCGATCTCCCACATAGCCGATCGGATCCTGTGAACAAGTTCGTCGGAGCGCTacaagtgcaccgcctctaacggtatccgcgtgTGCAGGAGAACGTTGTGCGGCgtactgctaggtccgatcacacaaccggcTGCGAGTGGAGGTGGCTAGTTGCAACACATGCAAAACTCTAGTGATGGCGCCGAAGCGATCAACTAAATGATTGTGCCgcacctccactatatatatgCATCTATCGCAGGCTCAACACTTGGACCCCCCATGGACCCTAGAGCCCAAAGTCTGTTCGGCCTGGGTCCTGGTCCGAGTAGGATCACCTCTGACTCATGGAGTCGGATCCGGCCTCACAGGTTCCTTCCcataagcgcgcgaccccttaggttcaagtcggcttggtcTTACGCCGGATCACCTTTGACCTGCTCAgctggtagcggcctctagcaaggcgtgCCAGCCACCAAGTAGACAATGAAGCCAGTTGTCGAACATGTACAACATGTCACACTTATGTTCCCTTTGCCACAGGATacatgttgtcgggctcaaggcgagctTGTTATCCTTGTGCTAGCTCGACCTCTTTCTCGTTTCAGTGATGCCAaccacaaaccggattatctcataatccttgtcgcatggccatgttTAACTTGGTCGGATCACATGGGGGGCCTAGAGGAGTATACCTCTCCtggtcggaggggcaaatcccatcttgctcgaccatgtctcgcagcatgggtctggacaaacCCAAAatctacctttataactacccaattacagagtagcgtttggtcggcccaatgTAGGTCTGTCACCATCCTGAGTACATGCGCCAGGttaggtcttaggacatagaacgtatgttgtactagagactcacataTGACCTATCACTACGACTCATAATTGGGTCTATCTGACTCGTACCTTATCTAGACTCGGATCTGACtatgtcgaatccgaccagatcctttTGAGTCCATATTAtacggttagcatccaatgctcatGGCCAGTGAGACCGAGCCATccaccgtgtcatatgctagtctagtcggctacGCATCCACATAGCCCTTTCTACTAgagaccttttaggacagtcgtCATACAATGTATAGCGCCACAAACAAGTCATGTACTTTTCGATACACATCATTGAGAATATCCAaagactatctttattcataaacacatagaaaatatcatcatacatgattgcctctagggcatatctgcAAGATCATCGAGGATCGGCCAAGGGAAGCCAACAATTGGGTTATTTAAAAGACCGACCACACCCCCACGGAAAATGACCTGATCCATCAAAATCGGCCACTCCCACACGGAACCACAAGCGCAGAAGGAAACCAAGCGAACCAACCAGGCGATTCACGGGCATGGGGAAGAGTGGATCAACAAGGCTTTGTCGCACGTGTGGTTGGATTTTCTACTAATAATTGACcgctacacttgtgggttattgTCATTTGCTACTAATAATTCTTGCAAGCAAGTAATTATCGCCGGTGTGTTTGAATTGACAACTAAATTGCTAAAACTTCTAAATAGTCTTTGGCTCTCCTtgcgtcgaatcaataaattgTGATTGTTTTACTTTCCTCAAAAATTGTTGTAATCCATTACACTGGTgagttatcaagactattttctagcgcTATTGCCCGTCTACCTATTGTCCATTTACTTGCTGCAAGTACTATCCATAATGGGGAAGAATCCAGACCCCAAGCCAAAAAATGTTTCGTCCACTACAAGAAGAGGTACCGCTCTTAGTACCCAAGCTCCTTATGATTCTCCTACTGTTTTGAATCAACTTGTGAAAAAAAATACTTTGGGCTCTCTTCAAGCTGGCATGCCGGTAATTTTATTATTGCTCGGCCTCTCGTGTGAGCCATGATATTGTTTAGAACGAGGGTTTACATTTGCATAACACAACTTAATACTTTCTTCTTAACTTTTCACTACCTTTTATTTCCAAAAGGTGAAAATGAGAGAGGGAGGGGGTAAGGCTTGCTGCTATTGTGCTTCCATTGTTCATATGTCATTATATAGGTTCTTACATGTTTATCCAAAAATTGAATTCAAACTTTGCTTCATATTTGGCTGGAAATTGTCTGGTAACGTTACCGCAGTAACCATGAATACCCCCCCCTCCCCCGCATGCTAAAATATTTAACTGGTAACTAAGTCCTTGATGTTGATGAGTGAGCAGCTTAATTACCTCTTTTATACCAAATGAAGATAAGAGGAAGCATAGAACATAATCTTGGTGGAGGCATTTGAACGGAGATAGGAATATGTTGCACAGGTGGATTTATTAGACTAGAGAATAGCAAAATTTCTTGCTTGATTTTTATATTCCCTTTACGATGTATTTTTACTACACCATCAAATTGTAACAGATGATATCTCACGATCAAGTTTggaattactctacgtcaagtcATAACATGGTTGGGATTGGTATCCATTACATTATTTACATCCTTTTCACCATTAAGCGCCATTTTTGTTCACTTTTCTTTTACCACTTTGTTTTATATTATATTTATTTTTCGCTCATACTCTATTTAGTGAGAAAACCGTTGAATCATACGCCCACCCTTGACCTAATCCCAAGTAATATTTTTCAATGTTGGTCAACTTCCATGTGGATAGCAAGCCGCACATGGTGGCTATGTTGTATGCAACCTTCGTGAGTCCCCTTTTTTCGCCGGACTTTTGAATGCATGATTGTCATGGTTTCCTTACACGTGTGTGATTGAAGCATTTGCCAGATGTGTGTTTCACGTGTGAAAATCCTATATACACCCATTGTGGGCAATATAGTCGCTATGCTCGTGTTGCCTGGTGGATGGGCCGAGCCCAATAGGGGTTCCTCGGTTATTTTCTTTATTTCCTTATTCTTATTTGCCTACCAAAatgcttcttcttcttttcttttgatTTATTTGTTCCCTTTTCACCATCATTCTTGTCTCCAATTTTAGTTTTTCTGTTCTTGTTGGTTCCTTTTATTCATGTCATTTAACTTTTCCATTTTTATACCAATATCTGAATAGTTTTTGGAAATATAAGAATATTTTTATATAGATTAACATATTTTTCATGTACATGACATTACACGCCATAAACATTAGTATGTGCATTTTTAATAATATAAAGGGACATTTTTTTCTACTGCACGAACATTTCTCTTCAACCACaatattttttaatacatgaacATTTCTCTTTTTACACAACATAATACTTTTCTGTTGATTATAACATTATTAGAAAGTAAATGTAAAAGGAAAAAATATTACTTTTAATGAACAACGCTAGTGCCCGGCCCATTAGGCTTTCCTTTAGGCAAAGCTCCTGGTATATATGATGGCACACCGAGACGTTGTGTAGCGAGTCAAAATCACTAATCGAGGAGTACTCCTTTCAAAGATCACCCCCCCTCCTCCAGGTTGCGATGTGCGTCACTTGTCGCAGCCTATGAGTtttccttttttcgtagatccgtttattcaaaatgttttatctcttaaaccttGCGTCTAAATCTCAAATATTGGATTCCTatcgtcgagatcttcaaaattagatccatgttgataggttttgacaaaCTTTTTTTCACAAAAGAAGACAAAAAACCATGGGTCTCACAGGGAAAAAAAAATTTAGAAAACACATTTTTTGGGGGTTttcgagaggcacgaccgtgccttTCGTCGAAGCCAAACCGTGCCTTGCACGGAAGGAAAAATAAGAAAACACTTTTTTTTCTGAGAGGCACGGTGCCTCTCGCGAGAGCAAAACGcgcctctcacggaagcaaaaactgtgcctctcacggaagaaaaaaatatagaaaacatgtttttgttttgtttccgagaggcacggccgtgtctctcgcggaagcaaaaccgtgtttgtcacgaaaggaaaaaaaagaaaagaaatgcgTTTTTTTCCTTTCTGGCCGTACCTCTCGAGAAGCAAAAGtgtgcctctcgcagaagcaaaaaAATAGCATCTTTGCTCGCAAAagaaatttgattttttttccgTCCAAAAACTAAGAAAAATcggtggaaaaccaaaaaacccaGAAAAGAAAATACGGGATAAAAACCATCTAAAAAGCCAAAAACACgtgcgaaaaaataaaaaaaaatcaaagaaaCGCCCAGAGCGCGACACATTACGGCGACTGAGAGCGCCAGTCCACCCCCAAGTGATCGTTgggaggctcccgaaggagcgatAGTTAATTAGTTGCTCTCATAGCGAGTGCAAAGGAAAAGTTGCTTACAACAAGCCCAGCAAAagccgccttttttcctttttttcttttcattttcctttgttattttttatAACTATTCATTCATTTGAAAATAAATTTTGCTTTTAAAAGATGATAAAATTTTAAAAAGGGATCTTGCTTTTTTAGTCATGTATTAAAAATATCAATGTATTTATAAAAAAATGGTTATAGTTATGTTTAAACAGGGAAAAGGAAAGACATGAAGATATagaaaagagaaaaaggaaaacaaaaggaAAAATCCTTTGAAAATTGGACATAAAACTATTCGCCAAAAGGTTAAAGTAAAAAAGGCTCACAAAAAGTCAAAACATCGCCTCGACCATGTGCCCATAGAAAATTGGCTGGCGGCGACAAAGAGCACCTATTTGAGGCTTTTTATGATGGTGCGTCAAATAGATAGGATTTTTTTATGAGAAAATAGTCAGGATTGGGACCTCCGATTCCCCGCCTTCGGCGCCGAGATGGCGTTATAACAGGCACACACGCTCGCTCTACACCCTTTGACCACTATGTTTTAGCATGGCGCTCACTCATCCAAAAAGCAGTTGTTGGTGGCTCAGTAAAAAATTGTGTATAGGTTTTTGATagatttcaaaaaaaaatccattTAGAAAAATACAACCCAATAATGGGATGTTGCCCACTGCTCCAGCATATGGGCCGGGCAAAATACAACCCAATAATCTATAGTTTATTTTTAATCATTCCAAAACTTTTAAAAATATATACTTCAGAATTATGTTGAGAAAATATTTTGTAACAACTtataaaatagaaataaaagactAAAAGTGCATTTCAAGAATGTTTGTCATGTAtctaaaaaatgtttatcatgtgTTAAAAAAGTACAATGTATACTGAAAAATCGTCGTTTTTTCTTCAAGAAGTGTCGTGTACATGGTAGAAAACTCAATGAAGATTTTAAAATAATGGCTAATTATAAGATGTTCTAACCTTTTTACGAATCAGATGTTTATAGAAGCGTTTCGctgtgtttgttcactcattttagtctgtatgtagtccatattgaaatatccaaaCATCTTATAATTCGTACGGAAGGAATAATAATGACCTGgaaaaataaaagggaaaagaagACAGAAAAAAAAACGAAAACCGGCTGACAAAACCGGCAAATGGGGCTGGCCCAGAGTATTTACCCGAAAAAAAATAACATTTTGCGTATCGGAGCAACTAGTCCAATTTGTTAAAAAGTTGGGCTTTTCGCAGTCGGCCGTGTGCCATCGAGCCCAGTTCGAGAAGAAGAACACGCGGCTGGACATCATCGTCTCCACACACCTCCACCTCACCTTTCTCCGGCTCAACCGCGCTACCATGACTTTCCCCATGGCCACCTCCACCGCCTCCACGGCCGCCGCCGCTTCCCTCCGCCTTCTCCCGGTGCCAGCCACCCCATCCTCCCGCACTCTCCGCTTCTCGCCCAtcctccgccgcgcgccccgcGCCCTCTTATCCGTCTCCGCCCTCAGCAAGCTCTCCGAGGCGCCCCCCGTCCCCATCCCGCAGGAGGCCACCCAGACTTTGCCCGGCGAGGACGCGCTTCCCCCTAGGCCCGGGGTCTACGGCGTCTTCGACCCCGCCGGGGACCTGCAGTTTCTCGGGATCTCGCGCAACGTCAGGGCCAGCGTCGAGGGGCACCGCAGAAAGGTGCCCGCTGACCTCTGCGCCTCCGTCAAGGTATACACAATTACGCATCTCCCATTCTGTAGGATTTCATTTACATCATGGAACTGGATTGCGCAAAGGGTGTCCTGTAGTGTTTGATGATGAAGGCTACTGAAGTGATCATGGTTTCTTCTCAACAAGTTTACCTTAAGGGTTGGTTGCTATACACAAATATGTTGGCTGTCCCACGGTCTTGCTATACACTTCTGCAAATGATTGCCCTGTCCCACGGTCTTGCTATACACACTTAATCACTAATGACTACGTATCAACTCCCAGTTATCTCTCTAccagtcgactgagatttaagcaagtctcagtcaagtgacataacatgcaaaagagaaaaagaaaaaactgaaaagaaaattttgcacgaatCTTAATGTAAGATCTCACAGATATAGCATCGACTGAGACTTTGTTAAGTTTCAGTTGACTGAGACTTAGCAAGACTGTTTGACATACTACTTGAGGATTTGATCACACCTATTTCTACAGGTTGCAATACCAGACGAGGAAACACCAGATAAAAGTGTCCTGACTAATGCCTGGAAATCATGGATGGAAGAATACATAGCAGCCACTGGCAAGGCACCACCAGGGAACGTTGCCGGGAACCACACCTGGATCGGTCCTCCACAGAGACCTGCAGATTTGCGTTTGACTCCTGGTCGCCATGTTCAGCTAACTGTGCCACTTGAACAGTTGATTGATCGGTTAGTGAAGGAAAATAAAGTGGTTGCCTTCATCAAAGGATCAAGAAGTGCTCCCCAGTGTGGGTTCTCGCAAAGAGTGGTGGGGATCCTGGAGGCACATGGAGTGGATTTTGCATCCGTAGATATTCTTGATGAGGAGCACAACCATGGGTTGAGAGAGACCCTCAAGACCTACAGCAACTGGCCAACCTTCCCACAGGTTTTTGTTGGAGGAGAACTTGTGGGCGGATGTGATATTATTTCATCCATGGCTGAAAAGGGGGAGCTTGCTGCCCTATTTCAGAAATAGCACTCTCACCTTGGAGTTTAAGTAATGTCTTGTTTTATCAGGTGCAAAATGTGACCTTATCTCTTGTACTGTTGCAATAATGCTTAGCTTATTGTAAGGCACAAAGTTCTTGGCTCAGAAACACGTTGATTCAATTTAGATGAGGCAGCGTT
This genomic window contains:
- the LOC109732220 gene encoding monothiol glutaredoxin-S12, chloroplastic, coding for MTFPMATSTASTAAAASLRLLPVPATPSSRTLRFSPILRRAPRALLSVSALSKLSEAPPVPIPQEATQTLPGEDALPPRPGVYGVFDPAGDLQFLGISRNVRASVEGHRRKVPADLCASVKVAIPDEETPDKSVLTNAWKSWMEEYIAATGKAPPGNVAGNHTWIGPPQRPADLRLTPGRHVQLTVPLEQLIDRLVKENKVVAFIKGSRSAPQCGFSQRVVGILEAHGVDFASVDILDEEHNHGLRETLKTYSNWPTFPQVFVGGELVGGCDIISSMAEKGELAALFQK